A stretch of DNA from Bacteroidota bacterium:
ACCCAGATTATCCAGTAACGCCAGCTGCGATTGGGGCGTGCCAATGACCACCATTCCAAAATCGAGGGTATCAGGTGAAACAGTGAGCATGGACTGTGCCCCTCGGCCTACCATTTCTACCGTTTGCTCCAGTACAAAAGGCTCAACATTATCGCCACAAGCAGCTGCGTCGATGGTTGTCCGGAGCACCAGGTCCGCAGCATAATCTCGTGCACCCGGCGGTGAAAACAAGACAGAAACCGTCGAGGACTCTCCAGGCTGCAATGAAATGGATGTAATGTCGGGTGTGTAAGCCCCTTCATCGGGACGTACACTTACGTCAACTGTGAGCGGATAATTGGTGTTGTTTGCCAGGAATACTGCACGCGTGGAGTCTTCCTGAACACATACATGGGCAAAGGTCAAGCGCTCGGGAAACACGATGAGGGGTGCTTCCCTCCCACCAACATTATACAGTACGCCCACACTGCCCGAATTTGTATTAACAAATGCCAGGTCCATGTCCCCATCCCCATCAAAATCGGATGCAGCAATGTCTGTTGGATTGGCGTCTATAGGCAACTGCGCTGCTGGATAGACAGCCGGCAAGCCCGTATCAAATGATGTGTTAGCACTGTTGATAAACGGACGAATTTCGCCGGCCAGAAAATGCGAGGACACAAGATCCAGGTCATAATCTTTCCCCATACCCAATGCTTCAGCGGCGGTATCCGTGGTGTCGATATCCGCGAGTACGAGGCCGAGTGCCGGCGAACTTGTAGAGTCTACAGCAAAAGTCACAGCAGGTTGAAGCGCCGCTGCATTGCCCGTGTTCTGAAAAACCCAGATGTCACGACTGTCTTGTGCGGCAACGGCAAGGTCAACCAGCGTATCGCCAAAACGGTTATCGGTAACCCCTAGCAGGTCACCTGAAACCAGGGCTTCTGGCGAAAACGGCACGGGGGTAGGCACCGGCGTCTCAAAAGTGCCTGAACCCGTATTGCGTAAAAAATCGAGTTGTTGATCGCCCAGGCTTGCAACATACAAGTCGAGGAAGCCATCGCTATCCCAGTCTCGTGCAATGACGCTGGATGGCGATGCGCCGACGGCGTAACGATCGGGTGTTGCAAAGGTGGCGTCGCCATTGTTGGCATGTACCCACAGCTCATCAATCCCAAATGCTGTCACCACAATGTCCTGGTCGCCATCATTGTCAAGGTCAAATACGGCAGCGCGCTTTGGGCGCTCACCCGTTTCTATCGTAGATGCTGCAAAATTGCCATCCCCCTGGTTTAGCAACAACGTCATGGTGTTGCCCAGTAAATTGCTGACGAGCAAGTCGATTTGCCCATCGCTGTTGAGGTCTCCTCCCGTGATACTAAATGGGCGCATACCAACCGTCACTTCCGTCACCTGGCTGAAACGCCGTAATCCGTTGCGCTGATTGATCATGATGGACACGGTACCTGTTGCACTGTTCGCTACAGCAAGGTCAGCAAACAGGTCGCCATCAAAATCGGCAGCAAACAAAGATACAGGTTCGCGCCCGAGGCCCAGGGGAAACTCAATAGGTCCGTTGAACTCACCAGTACCATAGTCGACGCGCGGGGTAAATTGCCACTGGTAAGCCGGCATGACAGCGCCAGAGACCGCCTGTATGCCTGAAACAATAACCGAGACCAACTCACCTTCCTTGAACGTACAAGGTGGATCGTAAACAATAGTCTGCGTAGCAGCCTCATAAGAGACATCTCCCAAACACCGCCCTCCCTCGCTGCCATATACAGCGATATCATCAACATCCACAGACCCCATATCAACGGCTTCCGTAAATGTGATCCGGATCGGATCAAACGGACGTGAGTCGCTGCTGTAAGGCCGGGGCACCACAGACTCAATTTCGAAAGCCTGTCCAAATGCGTGCTCTGCAGTTAGCAGACAGAAAAGGACAAAAATTACCAGCCAGGGATTATTGAGGTGCATCAATCGTTTCATCACATTTCACCTCCCAGCTTTGAAAGTTTAGCCTGCCACGTTTTTGCCTGCTCAAACTGTCCGAGGCGTTCGTGTGCAGCAATAAGGTTGCCTATAGCCGCCCGATCATCAGGCATGCGGGTAAGGATTTGCTCGTTCACGCCGATGACCTTTTTGAAAAATTGCAAGCCGGCATAGGCTTCGCTCAACGTCTTCAGCAGTTCGACAGGCGGCTCAGGAACAGCTGCAAGCGTTTCAAGATGAGGCAATGAGGCTTCCAGTGCGCCCGTATTAAAGAGGAAGTAAGCATAATCCCGCAAGTCTTCTTGCCCTGTTTCAAGCGCAAGCAATTGCTCAAAAATCAGGGTGGCCTCTTCATTTTCCATCAAATGCATGTGTGCATGCGCGAGCCGGCGCAAGGCAGAAGGATGCACCGGGTCAATTTTCAAGGCTTCAAGCGCGTAATTGCGTGCCGACTCAAAATCCTGGTTCACAAAAGCGATATCAGACATGTTATGCCAAGACTCAAAATCATCCGGATCCAACATAACAGCCTGGCGGTACGAAAGCGTAGCCTCTGTTAGCTGTCCTGTTTGCGTTTTTGCATATCCCAAGAGCCTGTGGCCGTCGTTGTATTCAGGGCGGATCTGTGTTGCATAAGTGAGGTGTTCGACAGCCAGCGATGCGTCGCGGTTTTCAAACGCATCAACCCCTTTTTGCATGTGCTCGCGGTAGGTCGACTCGAGCGTAAATTGAATGGACTCACTGAAGCGGGCCGTTTGCTGCTCCACGCGATCAAAAGCCTGCCGGCCTTCTGCAAATACCATATCCCGAAACAGCACTTTACCCAACCAGTAGCGCGCCTCGGAATTATCAGGATTA
This window harbors:
- a CDS encoding FG-GAP-like repeat-containing protein; amino-acid sequence: MKRLMHLNNPWLVIFVLFCLLTAEHAFGQAFEIESVVPRPYSSDSRPFDPIRITFTEAVDMGSVDVDDIAVYGSEGGRCLGDVSYEAATQTIVYDPPCTFKEGELVSVIVSGIQAVSGAVMPAYQWQFTPRVDYGTGEFNGPIEFPLGLGREPVSLFAADFDGDLFADLAVANSATGTVSIMINQRNGLRRFSQVTEVTVGMRPFSITGGDLNSDGQIDLLVSNLLGNTMTLLLNQGDGNFAASTIETGERPKRAAVFDLDNDGDQDIVVTAFGIDELWVHANNGDATFATPDRYAVGASPSSVIARDWDSDGFLDLYVASLGDQQLDFLRNTGSGTFETPVPTPVPFSPEALVSGDLLGVTDNRFGDTLVDLAVAAQDSRDIWVFQNTGNAAALQPAVTFAVDSTSSPALGLVLADIDTTDTAAEALGMGKDYDLDLVSSHFLAGEIRPFINSANTSFDTGLPAVYPAAQLPIDANPTDIAASDFDGDGDMDLAFVNTNSGSVGVLYNVGGREAPLIVFPERLTFAHVCVQEDSTRAVFLANNTNYPLTVDVSVRPDEGAYTPDITSISLQPGESSTVSVLFSPPGARDYAADLVLRTTIDAAACGDNVEPFVLEQTVEMVGRGAQSMLTVSPDTLDFGMVVIGTPQSQLALLDNLGNIPSQLTEFLLSDPVNFATLSPNLPATIGAGAQGSVEVSFQPTLAGDYLESLDIVTDDGCTQDTLQVMLRATALNPLPDLQPRDLVVAPGFSDVDLRTGDPIQLQVSIQNQFFAVADSFLSRFSVLQPDGSTAFLGDVDTPGMGIEVLPGILSGIFNFTQEGTHTFCFDVDVNMAIEEQTDENNQACLNPVEVRPLLPDLVATNLFRTDGTTDAIRRGQRREFTGELRNDGEIDVAQPFQVEIRSNGQAVASMVFDGLAAGAQEAFTAPVEFPDTGSYTLSFFVDGLLEVTEVTEDNNEFVLEAFEVEVPEDMAVTPNPFTPNGDSFNDEIAFEVTEFGLLDPVLRIFSFEGRLIRTEAELIAGSLVWDGQDESGKDQQPGVYLFTVEDDNRVVASGHITLAR
- a CDS encoding tetratricopeptide repeat protein → MKAHRYVFLLLAVSLLTGCESALVRQVNYYDRVGDTASARQYLETELQRNPDNSEARYWLGKVLFRDMVFAEGRQAFDRVEQQTARFSESIQFTLESTYREHMQKGVDAFENRDASLAVEHLTYATQIRPEYNDGHRLLGYAKTQTGQLTEATLSYRQAVMLDPDDFESWHNMSDIAFVNQDFESARNYALEALKIDPVHPSALRRLAHAHMHLMENEEATLIFEQLLALETGQEDLRDYAYFLFNTGALEASLPHLETLAAVPEPPVELLKTLSEAYAGLQFFKKVIGVNEQILTRMPDDRAAIGNLIAAHERLGQFEQAKTWQAKLSKLGGEM